The Oceanococcus sp. HetDA_MAG_MS8 genome window below encodes:
- the rplL gene encoding 50S ribosomal protein L7/L12, with amino-acid sequence MAMTKEDILEAIAEMSVMDVVELVSMMEEKFGVSAAAPVAVAAAGGAGGEAAAAEEKTEFDVVMASFGDNKVAVIKAIRGVTGLGLKEAKDLVESAPSTVKEAVAKDEAEDIKKQLEEAGAKIELK; translated from the coding sequence ATGGCAATGACCAAAGAAGATATCCTCGAAGCTATCGCCGAAATGTCCGTGATGGACGTCGTCGAGCTGGTTTCGATGATGGAAGAAAAGTTCGGCGTTTCTGCAGCTGCTCCGGTGGCTGTGGCTGCAGCCGGTGGTGCTGGCGGTGAAGCCGCTGCTGCTGAAGAAAAGACCGAGTTCGACGTCGTTATGGCGAGCTTCGGTGACAACAAGGTTGCAGTGATTAAGGCAATCCGCGGCGTGACCGGCCTGGGCTTGAAAGAAGCCAAAGACCTGGTTGAAAGCGCTCCTTCCACTGTTAAGGAAGCTGTCGCCAAAGATGAAGCCGAGGACATCAAGAAGCAGCTTGAGGAAGCCGGCGCCAAGATTGAACTTAAGTAA
- the rplJ gene encoding 50S ribosomal protein L10, which yields MALNLEDKKALVAEVNTVAADGLSAVVAEYRGLTAGQMTELRAKAREGGAWLKVVKNSLAKRATQGTEFECLDPALVGPVILAFSLEDPGAAARVIKDFAKSNEQLKVTAVSVGGQLLPATDIERLSSLPTREQALAILAGTIQAPIGKLARTLNEVPAKTARVIAAIRDQKQAA from the coding sequence ATGGCTCTCAATCTCGAAGACAAGAAAGCCCTCGTTGCGGAGGTCAACACGGTAGCTGCTGACGGCCTGTCGGCTGTAGTTGCTGAATACCGTGGTTTGACAGCCGGCCAGATGACCGAATTACGTGCCAAGGCACGTGAAGGCGGCGCCTGGCTCAAGGTTGTCAAGAACTCGCTGGCTAAGCGCGCGACCCAAGGCACTGAATTTGAGTGTCTGGATCCTGCTTTAGTTGGCCCGGTCATTTTGGCGTTTTCGCTGGAAGATCCGGGGGCAGCAGCCCGAGTCATTAAAGACTTCGCCAAGAGCAATGAACAGCTCAAGGTGACGGCGGTTTCAGTTGGCGGGCAGTTGTTGCCGGCTACTGACATCGAGCGTCTGTCTAGTCTGCCCACACGTGAGCAGGCGCTGGCCATCCTGGCCGGGACCATCCAGGCCCCGATCGGCAAGCTGGCGCGCACGCTCAACGAGGTGCCGGCCAAGACAGCGCGCGTTATCGCCGCAATCCGCGACCAGAAACAGGCAGCCTGA
- the rplA gene encoding 50S ribosomal protein L1: MAKLSKRMQKIREVVGDRRSLPALEALELLKTAASAKFTESVDLSVNLGVDARKSDQAVRGSTVLPHGTGKSIKVAVFAQGPNADAAKEAGADAVGMEDLAEEMKGGNLDFDVVIAAPDAMRVVGMLGKVLGPRGLMPNPKVGTVTPDVAGAVKNFKSGQARYRTDKAGIVHCAIGSAAFDAQSLMENLNAVVGDLRKAKPNAAKGVYLKKITVSTTMGPGITVDVSSIPSATV, encoded by the coding sequence ATGGCGAAGTTGAGTAAGCGGATGCAGAAAATTCGCGAAGTCGTCGGTGACCGTCGTTCTTTGCCCGCCCTAGAAGCTCTGGAGCTGCTGAAAACTGCAGCGTCGGCAAAATTCACCGAGTCGGTCGATCTGTCCGTCAATCTCGGCGTTGATGCGCGTAAATCGGATCAAGCCGTCCGCGGAAGCACCGTCCTGCCGCATGGCACCGGGAAGTCGATTAAGGTTGCCGTGTTTGCCCAGGGCCCCAATGCAGATGCTGCTAAAGAAGCTGGTGCAGACGCTGTTGGCATGGAAGACCTGGCCGAGGAAATGAAGGGTGGGAACCTGGATTTCGATGTTGTCATCGCAGCTCCTGACGCGATGCGCGTGGTGGGTATGCTGGGTAAGGTTCTTGGCCCACGTGGCCTCATGCCCAACCCAAAAGTTGGGACGGTGACTCCAGATGTTGCTGGCGCGGTCAAGAACTTCAAGTCTGGTCAGGCACGTTACCGCACCGATAAAGCAGGCATCGTTCATTGTGCGATCGGTTCCGCAGCCTTCGACGCGCAGTCGCTGATGGAAAACCTGAATGCGGTCGTCGGCGATCTGCGCAAGGCTAAACCGAATGCGGCCAAAGGCGTTTACCTGAAGAAAATTACCGTGTCGACCACGATGGGGCCGGGCATCACTGTGGATGTCTCGTCTATTCCATCGGCTACGGTGTAA